In a single window of the Nicotiana tomentosiformis chromosome 8, ASM39032v3, whole genome shotgun sequence genome:
- the LOC104085510 gene encoding cell number regulator 6-like: MATGTYVRLTKEQESSLQNITPGELNQPIDVQKQTTARCEHCGQNLPPSYQPPADEDWQTGIFGCTEDVDSCLIGLFCPCVLFGRHMEKLNDEISSRGACIGHVVCIEGGITLAALTAAFHGIDPDTACLITEGLLFTWWVCGIYTGMARQMLQTKYHLKDSPCDPCMVHCCLHWCALCQEHREMKLHLSANDNPATTVVSPPPVQEMNASGNDDQVEANSSGKEIVPYDNLEMQSL, translated from the exons ATGGCAACGGGGACTTATGTTCGATTAACAAAGGAACAAGAATCCTCATTGCAGAACATTACTCCTGGCGAGCTTAATCAACCCATCGATGTCCAAAAG CAAACAACTGCTAGATGTGAGCATTGTGGGCAAAATTTACCTCCATCTTACCAACCTCCAGCTGATGAAGATTGGCAAACTGGAATTTTTGGATGTACAGAAGATGTTGATAGTT GTTTGATTGGACTATTCTGCCCATGTGTTTTGTTTGGACGGCACATGGAAAAGTTGAATGATGAGATATCAAGCAGAGGAGCTTGTATTGGTCATGTGGTTTGCATTGAAGGTGGAATCACTCTTGCTGCACTCACTGCAGCATTTCATGGCATTGATCCTGATACAGCATGCCTCATTACTGAGGGCTTGTTATTTACCTGGTGGGTTTGTGGTATTTATACTGGCATGGCTCGTCAGATGTTACAAACAAAATATCATCTTAAG GATTCACCATGTGATCCATGTATGGTGCATTGTTGTTTGCATTGGTGTGCCTTGTGTCAAGAACACAGAGAGATGAAGCTTCATTTATCGGCCAATGATAACCCAGCAACAACAGTTGTAAGCCCACCACCAGTTCAAGAGATGAATGCAAGTGGAAATGATGATCAAGTTGAAGCTAATTCTTCTGGAAAAGAAATTGTACCATATGATAATTTGGAGATGCAATCCTTATAA
- the LOC104085511 gene encoding uncharacterized protein, with amino-acid sequence MSTYAEDFSQFGISVEEKDKLVAEVIRYVLFKSEQNSGCPIKREDLTQLITGKNYRQRSLPAFVINEAKSKLSSIFGFEMRELQRSRSSTQNARSSQQVAVDAKSYILISQLPKDVYEACVQDENKSHVTGLTFVVISIVHLAGGKITEENLWHQLRRLGLSETDENHPVHGNLKLALEALVQQRYLHKEKVNGPEGNTTFYELAERALDGPINDGMKEYISKIVNKDIASADC; translated from the exons ATGTCCACTTATGCAGAAGATTTCTCTCAATTTGGTATTTCAGTGGAG GAAAAAGACAAACTTGTAGCAGAGGTGATTCGTTATGTATTATTCAAGAGTGAACAAAATTCAGGGTGTCCTATAAAGAGGGAGGATTTAACACAATTGATTACTGGCAAGAATTACCGTCAAAGAAGTTTACCTGCTTTTGTTATTAATGAAGCAAAATCGAAGCTTTCCTCCATTTTTGGCTTTGAAATGAGGGAGCTTCAACGCTCTCGTTCGTCTACTCAAAATGCCCGCTCCTCTCAGCAAG TGGCAGTTGATGCGAAGTCGTATATCCTCATAAGTCAGCTACCTAAAGATGTATACGAGGCATGTGTGCAGGATGAAAACAAATCACATGTCACTGGTCTTACTTTTGTGGTTATCAGCATTGTCCATCTTGCTGGAGGCAAAATTACGGAAG AAAATCTTTGGCATCAGTTGAGAAGGCTGGGATTGTCTGAAACTGATGAAAACCATCCTGTTCATGGAAACCTCAAACTGGCATTGGAAGCACTTGTTCAACAAAG ATATTTGCACAAAGAGAAAGTTAATGGTCCTGAAGGTAATACAACGTTTTATGAACTTGCGGAGAGAGCACTAGACGGGCCAATTAATGATGGAATGAAAGAGTATATATCAAAG ATTGTGAACAAAGACATTGCCTCTGCGGATTGCTGA